A single region of the Amphiura filiformis chromosome 7, Afil_fr2py, whole genome shotgun sequence genome encodes:
- the LOC140156543 gene encoding metabotropic glutamate receptor 2-like, which yields MECSFTVVPSSGTLPKFNDYFRSLTPLNSDNPWLPEFLQHYTNCTFTDISASRPDCNAPGLIAGLDSDESSHETLVIDSVLTFAYALDSMLRDLCPNGTTGLCPAIESNGTELLLEYLLATSFMSPANGNVSFLANGDSPGRYSIKNFQQIGENNYTFVTVGKWDESENSETVIKEDVPWYLYDEHPRDNLTGIPKSVCSDPCGIGERRNVNPDNPCCRTCTKCSDYEIVINNGTECQTCLEPENEIYGWPNENFTECVPINPEFRVQEEAWAIAIICFATFGIVVTLFIIGLYVHNQETPLIKASSRELSYIIFAGIMMSYITALLFGVSPSTGVCVMRRLGQPIATSLIYVSLATKTVRLFRIFRASMKTARRPKFISSTFQVVVTLAITGIPIFWTTIFMILEPPQVKIQSPQENTRNLQLTCNLSDAETIGIMDESQYGSTFYGCHTRNDGCVWQCKCRFHPEPDDAVRNATNSSSGVPSSPPTHQQEPIPEKTVAKETLKAPQNRSRASSNTSVSSRKSVRSTGSVIDRFRVSNKVDVCDKDSGQGDCDDESPPTDHKNMSTDENLNKKVYGNGKVTMVEAHIERD from the exons atggaat GTTCTTTCACTGTGGTCCCTTCCTCGGGTACGCTTCCGAAATTCAACGATTATTTCCGATCTTTGACGCCACTCAACAGTGACAACCCTTGGCTTCCTGAATTCTTACAGCATTACACCAATTGTACCTTTACAGACATCTCTGCATCAAGACCAGATTGTAACGCTCCGGGACTCATTGCGGGGTTAGACTCGGACGAATCGTCGCATGAAACACTTGTAATAGATAGTGTCTTGACATTTGCATATGCTCTCGATAGCATGCTCCGTGACCTTTGCCCTAATGGTACCACAGGATTATGTCCTGCAATCGAGTCAAACGGCACTGAACTTTTACTAGAATATTTGTTGGCGACGTCGTTTATGAGTCCTGCCAATGGAAATGTTAGTTTTTTAGCAAATGGTGATTCACCAGGACGTTATTCGATCAAAAACTTTCAACAAATTGGTGAAaataattacacatttgtaactGTTGGAAAATGGGATGAAAGTGAAAATAGTGAAACTGTTATCAAAGAAGACGTCCCATGGTACTTATATGATGAGCACCCTCGGGATAACCTGACTGGGATACCCAAATCGGTATGCAGTGATCCATGTGGCATTGGTGAAAGACGGAATGTGAACCCTGATAATCCGTGTTGCCGGACCTGTACGAAATGCAGCGATTATGAAATTGTGATAAATAATGGTACAGAATGTCAAACATGTCTAGAACCTGAGAATGAAATATATGGCTGGCCTAATGAAAACTTTACTGAGTGTGTGCCCATTAATCCAGAATTCCGAGTCCAAGAAGAGGCATGGGCTATTGCCATCATTTGTTTTGCAACATTTGGTATAGTCGTGACATTATTTATTATTGGCCTATACGTCCATAACCAGGAGACTCCACTTATCAAGGCTTCAAGTAGAGAACTGTCCTACATTATATTTGCTG GTATCATGATGTCATACATCACGGCATTACTCTTCGGTGTATCTCCAAGTACCGGAGTCTGCGTAATGCGTCGCCTCGGCCAGCCAATTGCTACATCTCTTATTTACGTTTCCTTGGCAACAAAGACAGTTCGTCTTTTCAGGATCTTCCGGGCTAGCATGAAGACAGCAAGGAGGCCTAAGTTTATAAGCTCGACATTTCAAGTAGTTGTTACTCTAGCCATAACAGGAATACCG ATCTTTTGGACAACAATCTTTATGATACTTGAGCCTCCACAAGTCAAGATACAAAGCCCACAAGAAAACACTAGAAATCTACAGCTTACTTGCAATCTAAGTGACGCAGAAACTATTGGCATTATG GATGAGAGCCAATACGGGTCGACTTTCTATGGCTGTCACACAAGAAATGACGGATGCGTATGGCAATGCAAATGCAGGTTTCACCCTGAACCGGATGATGCCGTCCGTAACGCTACGAACAGTTCTTCCGGGGTACCTTCCAGTCCCCCTACTCATCAACAAGAACCTATTCCGGAGAAAACAGTAGCAAAAGAAACACTCAAAGCTCCACAAAATCGATCTCGCGCTAGCTCAAATACAAGTGTTAGTAGCAGAAAGTCGGTCAGGAGCACTGGTAGTGTTATTGATAGATTCCGTGTATCCAATAAAGTTGACGTGTGCGACAAAGATTCAGGACAGGGTGATTGCGATGATGAATCGCCGCCTACAGATCACAAAAATATGTCTACTGATGAGAATTTGAACAAAAAAGTATATGGAAATGGAAAAGTTACTATGGTTGAAGCGCACATTGAGAGAGACTAG